The following proteins are encoded in a genomic region of Pseudodesulfovibrio mercurii:
- the lysA gene encoding diaminopimelate decarboxylase, with product MHHFQQRDGVLFAEEVSVTALAKQYCTPLYIYSAATFRRHFHAFDSAFDALDHLTCFSVKANSNLAVLKMLAAEGAGMDIVSGGELYRALQAGVDPSRIVYSGVGKRDSEIREALEARILMFNVESLAELERIDQVAGEMGTTARVSFRINPDVDPQTHPYISTGMQKNKFGLDIDMSMQAYKRAAELKHVEPVGMDCHIGSQLTSLDPFLEALDKLLAFNARLKDLGIEIKYLDLGGGLGIPYNEEEPPHPAEFGKALSDKLKGLPLKVILEPGRVIAGNAGILVTEVVYTKSNPAKNFLIVDAAMNDLVRPSLYGSYHRIAEVEPKGRAPKVFDVVGPICESGDFLARDRELPEVMQGELLVVYSAGAYGFSMSSNYNSRPRACELLVDGDKVIVARRRETYDDLLMNEL from the coding sequence ATGCATCATTTCCAACAACGGGACGGCGTACTGTTTGCCGAAGAGGTCAGCGTGACCGCACTGGCCAAGCAGTACTGCACCCCGCTTTATATCTACTCCGCCGCCACCTTCCGGCGGCATTTCCACGCCTTTGACTCCGCCTTCGATGCCCTGGACCACCTGACCTGCTTCTCGGTCAAGGCCAACTCCAACCTGGCCGTGCTCAAGATGCTGGCCGCCGAGGGCGCGGGCATGGACATCGTCTCGGGCGGCGAACTCTACCGCGCCCTCCAGGCCGGGGTGGACCCGAGCCGCATCGTCTATTCCGGCGTGGGCAAGCGGGATTCCGAAATCCGCGAGGCCCTGGAGGCGCGCATCCTGATGTTCAACGTGGAGTCCCTGGCCGAGCTTGAACGCATCGACCAGGTGGCCGGCGAGATGGGCACCACGGCGCGCGTCAGCTTCCGCATCAACCCGGACGTGGACCCGCAGACCCACCCGTACATCTCCACGGGCATGCAGAAGAACAAGTTCGGCCTGGACATCGACATGTCCATGCAGGCCTACAAGCGGGCCGCCGAACTTAAGCACGTGGAGCCCGTGGGCATGGACTGCCACATCGGTTCCCAGCTGACCAGCCTGGACCCGTTCCTCGAGGCCCTGGACAAGCTCCTGGCCTTCAACGCGCGGCTCAAGGATCTGGGTATCGAGATCAAGTACCTGGACCTGGGCGGCGGCCTGGGCATCCCCTACAACGAGGAGGAGCCGCCCCACCCCGCCGAGTTCGGCAAGGCCCTGAGCGACAAGCTCAAGGGGCTGCCCCTCAAGGTCATCCTGGAACCGGGCCGGGTCATCGCCGGCAACGCGGGCATCCTGGTCACCGAGGTGGTCTACACCAAGTCCAACCCGGCCAAGAACTTTCTCATCGTGGACGCGGCCATGAACGACCTGGTCCGCCCGAGCCTGTACGGCTCCTACCACCGCATCGCCGAGGTGGAGCCCAAGGGCCGCGCGCCCAAGGTCTTCGACGTGGTCGGGCCCATCTGCGAGTCCGGCGACTTCCTGGCCCGTGACCGCGAGCTGCCCGAGGTCATGCAGGGCGAGCTGCTGGTCGTCTACTCGGCCGGGGCCTACGGTTTCTCCATGTCCTCCAACTACAACTCCCGGCCGCGCGCCTGCGAATTGCTCGTGGACGGCGACAAGGTCATTGTCGCCCGCAGGCGGGAGACATATGATGATCTCCTAATGAACGAACTCTAG
- a CDS encoding RsmE family RNA methyltransferase, which yields MARLNTFFLSPDQWPAVAGDVVVLSGPEARHMGTILRTERSQTVRLFDGHGRDGLFTVRDIAKNRAELEALELAEHPASATGLTLAIGWGKSKRRDYLLEKTVELQGAGLIFWQAARSQGSLPDDPKETWTEKFVQAAKQCGAVWLPELDTVSGGVDGLIPLAGRFDHCYLAWEAEEAVTPLSPVMLSKGRTLVVIGPEGGFDPDEADRLVRAGFGPVTLGPSILRWETAAVYCLSLAMFGAQDRS from the coding sequence ATGGCGCGATTGAACACCTTTTTCCTGTCCCCGGACCAGTGGCCCGCCGTCGCGGGCGACGTGGTCGTGCTGAGCGGCCCTGAGGCACGGCACATGGGCACCATCCTGCGCACCGAGAGATCCCAGACCGTCCGGCTCTTTGACGGCCATGGGCGCGACGGGCTGTTCACGGTGCGCGACATCGCCAAAAACCGGGCGGAGCTTGAGGCCCTGGAACTGGCCGAGCACCCGGCGTCCGCGACCGGCCTGACCCTGGCCATCGGCTGGGGCAAGTCCAAGCGGCGCGACTATCTCCTCGAAAAAACTGTGGAATTGCAGGGCGCTGGGCTGATCTTCTGGCAGGCCGCACGCAGTCAGGGCAGCCTGCCCGACGATCCCAAGGAGACCTGGACCGAGAAGTTCGTCCAGGCGGCCAAACAGTGCGGGGCCGTGTGGTTGCCGGAGCTGGACACGGTCTCCGGCGGTGTGGACGGGCTCATCCCCCTGGCCGGGCGGTTCGATCACTGCTACCTGGCCTGGGAGGCCGAGGAGGCGGTCACGCCCCTTTCGCCCGTCATGCTTTCCAAAGGGCGCACTCTTGTAGTAATCGGACCGGAAGGCGGCTTCGACCCCGATGAAGCGGACCGGCTGGTCCGGGCCGGGTTCGGCCCGGTGACCCTCGGGCCCTCCATCCTGCGCTGGGAGACCGCCGCCGTGTATTGCTTGAGTCTCGCCATGTTCGGCGCACAGGACCGCTCATGA
- a CDS encoding replication-associated recombination protein A, translated as MKLEIEESHPLADRIRPASLDDFVGQGHIRNRIEAFAQSKRMPSLLLFGPPGCGKSTLALLLAQLTGKKYLRVSAPEAGLTALRKMLPGQEILILDELHRFSKAQQDFFLPILESGEITLLATTTENPSFSVTRQLLSRLHVLRLRQLSREELVDVSHRGARELNVELEEESHRMLAAMAGGDARTLLNLLEYTAELPKDKRCPECLRESLPEIVVRGDRDGDSHYELVSAMIKSIRGSDPDAALYYLACLLESGEDPRFVTRRLVISASEDVGLGDPFALNQAMACHQAVEAIGMPEGFIPMAQTAVYLALAPKSNATYAAYRTAQKEVRENGPMPVPLHLRNATSSLQREWGYGRGYLYPHNFPRGWADQDYLPTELTGRKFYHAKDQGEEPRLNAWLRQFKKQR; from the coding sequence ATGAAGCTGGAAATCGAAGAAAGCCACCCGCTTGCCGACAGAATTCGTCCCGCCTCCCTGGACGACTTCGTGGGCCAGGGCCACATCCGCAACCGGATCGAGGCCTTTGCCCAGTCCAAGCGCATGCCCAGTCTTCTGCTTTTCGGCCCGCCCGGCTGCGGCAAGTCCACCCTGGCCCTGCTCCTGGCCCAGTTGACCGGCAAGAAGTACCTGCGCGTCAGCGCGCCCGAGGCGGGCCTGACCGCCCTGCGCAAGATGCTGCCAGGCCAGGAAATCCTTATCCTCGACGAGCTGCACCGCTTCTCCAAGGCCCAGCAGGACTTCTTCCTGCCCATCCTGGAGAGCGGCGAGATCACCCTGCTGGCCACCACCACCGAGAACCCGTCCTTCAGCGTCACCCGCCAGCTCCTGTCCCGGCTGCACGTGCTCAGGCTGCGCCAGCTCAGCCGCGAGGAACTGGTGGACGTGTCTCATCGCGGGGCCCGTGAACTGAACGTGGAGCTTGAGGAGGAGAGCCACAGGATGCTCGCGGCCATGGCCGGAGGCGATGCGCGCACCCTTTTGAATTTGTTGGAGTACACCGCCGAGCTGCCCAAGGACAAGCGATGCCCGGAGTGCCTGCGCGAGTCCCTGCCCGAGATCGTGGTCCGGGGCGACCGCGACGGCGACTCGCACTACGAGCTGGTCTCGGCCATGATCAAGTCCATCCGGGGTTCGGACCCGGACGCGGCCCTGTACTACTTGGCCTGCCTGCTCGAAAGCGGCGAGGACCCGCGCTTCGTCACCCGGCGGCTGGTCATCTCGGCCTCGGAGGACGTGGGGCTCGGCGATCCCTTCGCCCTGAACCAGGCCATGGCCTGCCACCAGGCCGTGGAGGCCATCGGCATGCCCGAGGGGTTCATCCCCATGGCCCAGACCGCCGTGTATCTCGCCCTGGCGCCCAAGAGCAACGCCACCTACGCGGCCTACCGCACGGCCCAGAAGGAGGTCCGCGAGAACGGGCCCATGCCGGTGCCGCTGCACCTGCGCAACGCCACCTCCTCCCTGCAACGGGAATGGGGCTACGGCCGGGGCTACCTCTACCCGCACAATTTCCCCCGCGGCTGGGCGGACCAGGACTACCTGCCGACCGAGTTGACGGGCCGCAAGTTTTACCACGCCAAGGACCAGGGCGAGGAGCCGAGGCTCAACGCCTGGCTGCGGCAGTTCAAGAAACAGCGTTGA
- a CDS encoding CgeB family protein, with protein METLRILVVLPLYGGSLPIGRYVASALQQEGHLTEVFEAPDFYPAYTALSDLKVTTDRLDYLQNSFLNVIGQSILAKVETFEPDLVLAMAQAPLSRQALKRLRRDGVATAMWFVEDHDLFTYWKGFAPLYDVFAVIQKGPFFEDLAAIGQPNALYLPLAAQPDFHKPVDLSPVERRKFGSEVSFMGAGYPNRRRAFRELVNLDFKIWGTEWEGDHVLEPLLQLKGARVTPEECVKIFNGTKINLNLHSSVQADELVTFGDFVNPRTFELAACGAFQLVDRRTLMAEAFAEDELAIFESMDELIEKIEYFSSRPEERQVWAERSRARVLKDHTYARRMRCLLEFTAQRIPGWPRPRAASPIFAEDYPAALKADIRALLARLGLPEDVSFEDLVWAVRQQRGRLDDLDTAVLFLDEWRKLYRRQS; from the coding sequence ATGGAAACGCTTCGTATTCTCGTCGTCCTGCCGCTCTACGGCGGCTCCCTGCCCATCGGCCGGTACGTGGCCTCGGCCCTGCAACAGGAGGGGCACCTGACCGAGGTCTTCGAGGCCCCGGACTTCTACCCGGCCTACACCGCCCTGAGCGACCTCAAGGTGACCACGGACCGCCTGGACTATTTGCAGAATTCCTTCCTGAACGTGATCGGCCAGTCCATCCTGGCCAAGGTCGAGACCTTCGAGCCGGACCTGGTCCTGGCCATGGCCCAGGCCCCGCTGTCCCGGCAGGCCCTGAAGCGGCTGCGGCGCGACGGGGTGGCCACGGCCATGTGGTTCGTGGAGGACCACGACCTGTTCACCTACTGGAAGGGGTTCGCGCCCCTGTACGATGTCTTTGCCGTGATCCAGAAAGGGCCTTTCTTCGAGGATCTTGCGGCCATCGGCCAGCCGAACGCCCTGTATCTGCCCCTGGCCGCCCAGCCGGATTTCCACAAGCCCGTGGACCTGAGCCCGGTGGAGCGGCGCAAGTTCGGCTCCGAGGTCTCGTTCATGGGCGCGGGCTATCCCAACCGGCGCAGGGCCTTCCGCGAGCTGGTCAACCTCGACTTCAAGATATGGGGCACGGAGTGGGAGGGCGACCACGTCCTCGAACCGCTGCTCCAGCTCAAGGGCGCGCGCGTAACTCCTGAGGAATGCGTGAAAATTTTCAACGGCACCAAGATCAACCTGAACCTCCATTCCTCGGTCCAGGCCGACGAGCTGGTCACCTTCGGCGACTTCGTCAACCCGCGCACCTTCGAACTGGCCGCCTGCGGAGCGTTCCAGCTGGTGGACCGCCGCACCCTCATGGCCGAGGCCTTTGCCGAGGACGAGCTGGCCATCTTCGAGTCCATGGACGAACTCATCGAAAAAATAGAGTATTTCTCCTCACGCCCAGAGGAACGCCAAGTCTGGGCCGAGCGGTCGCGGGCCAGGGTCCTCAAGGACCACACCTATGCGCGGCGCATGCGCTGCCTGCTCGAGTTCACCGCCCAGCGCATTCCGGGCTGGCCCAGGCCGCGCGCGGCATCCCCGATCTTTGCCGAGGACTACCCGGCGGCGCTGAAGGCGGACATCCGCGCCCTCCTGGCCCGCCTCGGCCTGCCCGAGGACGTGTCCTTCGAGGACCTGGTCTGGGCGGTCCGGCAGCAGCGGGGCAGGCTGGACGACCTGGATACGGCCGTTCTGTTCCTGGACGAATGGCGGAAACTGTACCGCAGGCAGTCCTGA
- a CDS encoding glycosyltransferase family 9 protein, producing the protein MKNYLVIQLARFGDLVQTKRLIATLAARPDGVVHLCLDHSLAPLARLVHPEAVLHPVTAHATGLDGKTAALRMLVDNRRVFAELAATDFETVYNLNFSGLNFRLAALFDPDRVEGYGWRDGQEITGRWPAMAMRWSGFRRLGMNLVDFWGAYCPDMLPPERVNPEAAPKGGGIGVVLAGRESRRSLPAPLLARIAATLAGARKARSVKLLGGQAERAAGQAVLKELPANLQSVTENLAGRTDWRGLAEVVGSLDLLVTPDTGTMHLAAHLGTPVAAFFLSSAWAFETGPYGLGHTVYQAATDCLPCLETASCRENVKCLNAFAAPGFQRFLVTGKAEHAPDGLLALHSVFDGLGQTYAPFAGTDPDADRRIVLRNFLLHHLHGAEPRFDRLEQDLARQLYLEKDWMTADKPSGAQG; encoded by the coding sequence ATGAAGAATTACCTCGTCATACAACTCGCCCGGTTCGGGGATCTCGTCCAGACCAAGCGGCTCATCGCGACCCTCGCGGCCCGTCCGGACGGCGTGGTCCACCTCTGCCTGGACCATTCCCTGGCCCCCCTGGCCCGGCTGGTCCATCCCGAGGCGGTCCTGCACCCGGTCACGGCCCACGCCACGGGGCTCGACGGCAAGACGGCCGCGCTCCGCATGCTCGTGGACAACCGGCGCGTCTTCGCCGAGCTGGCGGCCACGGACTTCGAGACCGTGTACAACCTCAATTTTTCCGGCCTGAACTTCCGCCTGGCCGCACTGTTCGACCCGGACCGGGTGGAGGGGTACGGCTGGCGCGACGGCCAGGAGATCACCGGCAGATGGCCCGCCATGGCCATGCGCTGGTCCGGGTTCCGCCGTCTGGGCATGAACCTGGTGGACTTCTGGGGCGCGTACTGCCCGGACATGCTTCCGCCGGAGCGGGTCAATCCCGAGGCCGCGCCCAAGGGCGGCGGAATCGGCGTGGTCCTGGCCGGACGCGAGTCCCGGCGCTCCCTGCCCGCGCCGCTGCTGGCGCGGATCGCGGCCACCCTGGCCGGGGCGCGCAAGGCCCGGTCCGTCAAGCTCCTGGGCGGACAGGCCGAGCGGGCGGCGGGGCAGGCCGTGCTCAAGGAGCTGCCCGCCAACCTCCAGTCCGTGACCGAAAACCTGGCCGGGCGGACCGACTGGCGGGGGCTTGCCGAGGTCGTCGGCTCCCTGGACCTGCTCGTCACCCCGGATACCGGGACCATGCACCTGGCCGCCCACCTGGGCACGCCCGTGGCCGCCTTTTTTCTGTCCTCGGCCTGGGCCTTCGAGACCGGCCCCTACGGCCTGGGGCACACGGTCTACCAAGCCGCGACCGACTGCCTGCCGTGCCTGGAGACCGCGTCCTGCCGGGAGAACGTCAAATGTCTGAACGCGTTCGCGGCCCCCGGCTTCCAGCGCTTCCTGGTCACGGGCAAGGCCGAACACGCCCCGGACGGCCTTCTGGCCCTGCACTCGGTCTTCGACGGCCTGGGCCAGACCTACGCGCCCTTTGCCGGAACCGACCCGGACGCGGACCGACGGATCGTGCTGCGCAACTTTCTCCTGCATCACCTGCACGGCGCCGAGCCGCGCTTCGACCGCCTGGAACAGGACCTCGCCCGGCAGCTGTACCTGGAAAAAGACTGGATGACCGCTGACAAGCCCTCCGGGGCACAGGGATAA
- a CDS encoding precorrin-2 dehydrogenase/sirohydrochlorin ferrochelatase family protein encodes MRYYPIFVNLENKGCLVVGAGEVGKRKIQSLVDSGAGRVTIIDTREADPEMAPILDLPNVDFHCREFADDDLDGKFLVIACTSSEAVNWRISNLCRDRGILCNIVDQPEKCSFIVPATVKRGDLTVAISTAGRSPAMAKRIRKELQESFGDEYAGLLTCMGRIRPLMLSLGLTTGDNTAVFRTLVNSALLDAFKARDLDSATEILKESLPEPLHDNIPELLDGLV; translated from the coding sequence ATGCGATATTACCCCATCTTCGTGAACCTGGAAAACAAGGGCTGCCTGGTGGTCGGCGCGGGCGAGGTCGGCAAGCGCAAGATCCAGTCCCTGGTCGATTCCGGGGCCGGTCGCGTGACCATCATCGACACCCGCGAGGCCGACCCGGAAATGGCCCCCATCCTGGACCTGCCCAACGTGGACTTCCACTGCCGGGAGTTCGCGGACGACGACCTGGACGGCAAGTTCCTGGTCATCGCCTGCACCTCGTCCGAAGCGGTCAACTGGCGCATCAGCAACCTGTGCCGCGACCGGGGCATTCTCTGCAACATCGTGGACCAGCCCGAGAAATGCAGCTTCATCGTGCCCGCCACGGTCAAGCGCGGGGACCTGACCGTGGCCATCTCCACGGCGGGCCGCAGCCCGGCCATGGCCAAGCGCATTCGCAAGGAATTGCAGGAGAGTTTCGGCGACGAATACGCCGGCCTCTTGACCTGCATGGGGCGCATCCGGCCGCTCATGCTCTCCCTGGGCCTGACCACCGGCGACAACACGGCGGTCTTCCGCACCCTGGTCAACTCCGCCCTGCTCGACGCCTTCAAGGCGCGCGACCTTGACTCGGCCACGGAAATTCTTAAAGAATCGTTGCCCGAACCGTTGCACGACAACATCCCGGAGTTGCTTGATGGGCTTGTTTGA
- a CDS encoding cytochrome C assembly family protein, whose protein sequence is MGLFETLHIVIIALYALGTVLFLTSVFTENDRLKRIAIWLAVLGFTFNTVDLGLTLSRDPAALSGGTFYFNIIGWCALALYFFLWWRLRLEYLAITALPFALLLFVASLALGGIRVVMPPQLTALFFGLHIGSLILTLGALIMAFGAGVAFLYYNRKLKTKEGLKAMGQSIPSLDKFDTVNRWAVLIGFPLYTLGLFSTFSWYLIAPFKPFAWDIMKIGSLAVWFLYAFLFHQRVVLGWRGRKPAILAIWVFAGMCISLIHHTITFRAMP, encoded by the coding sequence ATGGGCTTGTTTGAGACGCTTCATATCGTGATCATCGCGCTCTACGCGCTCGGCACCGTGCTGTTCCTGACCTCCGTGTTCACGGAGAACGACAGGCTCAAGCGCATCGCCATCTGGCTGGCCGTCCTGGGCTTCACCTTCAACACCGTGGACCTGGGGCTGACCCTGAGCCGTGATCCGGCGGCCCTGAGCGGGGGCACCTTCTATTTCAACATCATCGGCTGGTGCGCCCTGGCCCTGTATTTCTTCCTGTGGTGGCGGCTGCGCCTGGAATACCTGGCCATCACCGCCCTGCCCTTCGCCCTGCTGCTCTTCGTGGCCTCCCTGGCCCTGGGCGGCATCCGCGTGGTCATGCCCCCGCAGCTGACCGCCCTGTTCTTCGGCCTGCACATCGGCTCCCTGATCCTGACGCTCGGCGCGCTGATCATGGCCTTCGGCGCGGGCGTGGCCTTCCTCTATTACAACCGCAAGCTCAAGACCAAGGAAGGCCTCAAGGCCATGGGCCAGAGCATCCCGTCGCTGGACAAGTTCGACACCGTCAACCGCTGGGCCGTGCTCATCGGCTTCCCGCTCTACACCCTGGGACTCTTCTCCACCTTCAGCTGGTACCTGATCGCGCCCTTCAAGCCGTTCGCCTGGGACATCATGAAGATCGGCTCCCTGGCGGTCTGGTTCCTCTACGCCTTCCTCTTCCATCAGCGCGTGGTGCTCGGCTGGCGCGGACGCAAGCCCGCCATCCTGGCCATCTGGGTCTTCGCCGGGATGTGCATCTCCCTCATTCACCACACCATCACCTTCAGGGCCATGCCATGA
- the hemA gene encoding glutamyl-tRNA reductase — MNKQIILIGLNHRTAGVDVREKFALTDLENFEQGLMAHCPVQECLALSTCNRVEIVAVARKVPTAEAMDAVVQYWAGACNGSAELLMENIYEYSDLEAVRHIFSVASSLDSMVMGEPQILGQLKDAYRSAVDKGTAKTIVNRLLHKSFSVAKRIRTETAIASSAVSISYAAVELARKIFGDLKPTKAMLVGAGEMAELAAMHLLRNGVKDIIIANRTLSRAKDLAESLGGEPIQIEAMPDRLHEVDIVISSTGSPVAVIQAKDVKAVLRKRKNKPMFFIDIAVPRDIDPDVNTLDNVYLYDIDDLKEVVDENMAQRQGEATKARAVVDLETATFGNWLNSLSLQPTIVDLVGKAEDVAQRELAKTLRKIGPVDERTRDALERLALSIAHKSLHEPICFLKRRTQEEGSAERFIDLARRMFNLDDESVPDSAHLDRKSAVCAPEDIEQYIEISKKEQ; from the coding sequence ATGAATAAGCAGATAATCCTCATTGGCCTCAACCACCGCACCGCGGGTGTGGACGTGCGCGAGAAGTTCGCCCTGACCGATCTCGAGAATTTCGAGCAGGGGCTCATGGCCCACTGTCCGGTGCAGGAATGTCTGGCCCTGTCCACCTGCAACCGCGTGGAGATCGTGGCCGTGGCCAGGAAGGTCCCCACGGCCGAGGCCATGGACGCCGTGGTCCAGTACTGGGCCGGGGCGTGCAACGGCTCCGCAGAGCTGCTCATGGAGAACATCTACGAGTACTCGGACCTGGAAGCGGTCCGGCACATCTTCAGCGTGGCCTCGTCGCTCGATTCCATGGTCATGGGCGAGCCGCAGATTCTCGGCCAGCTCAAGGATGCCTACCGCTCCGCCGTGGACAAGGGCACGGCCAAGACCATCGTCAACCGGCTGCTGCACAAGTCCTTTTCCGTGGCCAAGCGCATCCGCACCGAAACGGCCATCGCCTCCAGCGCGGTGTCCATCAGCTATGCGGCCGTGGAGCTGGCGCGCAAGATATTCGGCGACCTCAAGCCCACCAAGGCCATGCTGGTCGGCGCGGGCGAGATGGCCGAACTGGCCGCCATGCACCTGCTGCGCAACGGCGTCAAGGACATCATCATCGCCAACCGGACCCTGTCCAGGGCCAAGGACCTGGCCGAGAGTCTGGGCGGCGAGCCCATCCAGATCGAGGCCATGCCCGACCGGCTGCACGAGGTGGACATCGTCATCTCCTCCACCGGCTCGCCCGTGGCCGTGATCCAGGCCAAGGACGTCAAGGCCGTGCTGCGCAAGCGCAAGAACAAGCCCATGTTCTTCATCGACATCGCCGTGCCGCGCGACATCGACCCGGACGTCAACACCCTGGACAACGTCTATCTCTACGACATCGACGACCTCAAGGAGGTCGTGGACGAGAACATGGCCCAGCGCCAGGGCGAGGCCACCAAGGCCCGCGCCGTGGTGGACCTCGAGACCGCGACATTCGGCAACTGGCTCAATTCGTTGAGCCTCCAGCCGACCATCGTGGACCTGGTCGGCAAGGCCGAGGACGTGGCCCAGCGCGAACTGGCCAAGACCCTGCGCAAGATCGGCCCGGTGGACGAGCGGACCCGCGACGCCCTGGAGCGGCTGGCCCTGTCCATCGCCCACAAGTCCCTGCACGAGCCCATCTGTTTTCTCAAGCGCCGCACCCAGGAAGAAGGCTCGGCCGAACGGTTCATCGACCTGGCCCGGCGCATGTTCAACCTGGACGACGAATCCGTGCCCGACAGCGCGCACCTGGACCGCAAGTCGGCCGTCTGTGCGCCCGAGGACATCGAGCAATACATCGAAATTTCGAAAAAGGAACAATAA
- the tilS gene encoding tRNA lysidine(34) synthetase TilS, which yields MAALPADIPPTLQDLLPKWAHFCLYAGRFVEEELGIDLTGRRVLVGLSGGVDSTALLLVLHYLSSRADFTVGAVHLDHQLRPESADDATFARALCERLGIDCEVETRDVARLAEERGVGLEEAGREARYALYAELRESGGWDFIALGHQLDDLSEDVLMRLIRGTGWPGLSGMAGHDPARGLIRPLLLIPKSTLKAFVTHLGVPWREDASNADPAMTRNRVRNEILPLIEKENPAFWQSVARLWRLGRVEQAFWAVLESEACEILDNSRLESLHKAQRLHLYKACLDRLGPGQALADTLFKLDEAWRDRRVGAVFQFPGDKTASVGSGNMVFASKH from the coding sequence ATGGCCGCCCTGCCCGCCGACATCCCGCCGACCCTCCAGGACCTCCTGCCCAAGTGGGCGCATTTCTGCCTCTACGCGGGCCGGTTCGTGGAGGAGGAGTTGGGCATCGACCTGACCGGCCGCCGCGTCCTGGTGGGCCTGTCCGGCGGCGTGGACTCCACCGCCCTGCTCCTGGTCCTGCACTACCTCTCATCCCGCGCGGACTTCACCGTGGGGGCCGTCCATCTGGACCATCAATTGCGGCCGGAATCGGCGGATGACGCCACCTTTGCCCGCGCCTTGTGCGAACGGCTGGGCATCGACTGCGAAGTCGAGACCCGCGACGTGGCCCGGCTGGCCGAGGAACGCGGCGTGGGGCTCGAGGAGGCCGGGCGCGAGGCGCGCTACGCCCTCTATGCCGAGCTACGCGAATCCGGCGGCTGGGATTTCATCGCCCTGGGCCACCAGTTGGACGACCTGAGCGAGGACGTGCTCATGCGCCTGATCCGGGGCACGGGCTGGCCCGGCCTGTCCGGCATGGCCGGTCACGACCCGGCGCGCGGCCTGATCCGCCCCCTGCTGCTCATCCCCAAGTCCACGCTCAAGGCCTTCGTGACCCACCTCGGCGTGCCCTGGCGCGAGGACGCGTCCAACGCGGACCCGGCCATGACCCGCAACCGCGTGCGCAACGAGATCCTGCCGCTCATCGAGAAGGAAAACCCGGCCTTCTGGCAGTCCGTGGCCCGGCTGTGGCGCCTGGGCCGCGTGGAGCAGGCGTTCTGGGCCGTCCTTGAGTCCGAGGCTTGTGAAATCCTGGATAATTCCCGGCTCGAATCCCTGCACAAGGCCCAGCGGCTGCACCTCTACAAGGCCTGCCTCGACCGTCTCGGTCCCGGCCAGGCCCTGGCCGACACCCTGTTCAAGCTCGACGAGGCCTGGCGGGATCGCCGGGTGGGCGCGGTCTTCCAGTTCCCCGGCGACAAGACCGCCTCCGTGGGTTCAGGGAACATGGTTTTCGCCTCCAAGCATTGA
- a CDS encoding adenylate kinase, which produces MNILIFGPNGSGKGTQGDIAKDKYKLDHIESGAIFRKHIGGGTELGMKAKEYINKGELVPDDITIPMVLDVLSNSKSGWLLDGFPRSLVQGEKLWEALQKDGVKLDYVIEIKLPREIAKARIMGRRLCANNPNHPNNVGIPAIAPDGDKCRVCGGALSARQDDQDEGAIDVRHNIYYDDKTGTMAACNYFKNLKDADFKYIELDGEKSINEIKEYLISQLA; this is translated from the coding sequence ATGAATATTCTGATTTTCGGCCCCAACGGCTCCGGTAAAGGCACCCAGGGCGACATCGCCAAGGACAAGTACAAACTGGACCACATCGAGTCCGGCGCCATCTTCCGCAAGCACATCGGCGGCGGCACCGAGCTGGGCATGAAGGCCAAGGAGTACATCAACAAGGGCGAACTGGTTCCTGATGATATCACCATTCCCATGGTCCTGGACGTGCTGTCCAACTCCAAGAGCGGCTGGCTCCTGGACGGTTTCCCCCGCTCCCTGGTTCAGGGCGAGAAGCTCTGGGAAGCCCTGCAGAAGGACGGCGTGAAGCTCGACTACGTCATCGAGATCAAGCTGCCCCGCGAGATCGCCAAGGCCCGCATCATGGGTCGCCGCCTGTGCGCCAACAACCCGAACCATCCCAACAACGTCGGCATCCCGGCCATCGCCCCCGACGGCGACAAGTGCCGCGTCTGCGGCGGCGCCCTGTCCGCCCGCCAGGACGACCAGGACGAGGGCGCCATCGACGTGCGCCACAACATCTACTACGATGACAAGACCGGCACCATGGCCGCCTGCAACTACTTCAAGAATCTCAAGGACGCCGACTTCAAGTACATCGAACTCGACGGCGAAAAGTCCATCAACGAGATCAAGGAATACCTCATCAGCCAGCTCGCCTAG